One Agelaius phoeniceus isolate bAgePho1 chromosome 6, bAgePho1.hap1, whole genome shotgun sequence DNA window includes the following coding sequences:
- the LOC129121523 gene encoding olfactory receptor 5G3-like: MPGINCTQTTEFSLAGFTEDPATQVTLFLLFLLTYLVTILGNLGMITLIRASALLHSPMYYFLGNLAFVNLCTSTTITPRMLAGVFLGKKGITYAGCMAQIFTFGLFVVTECFLLAAMAYDRYVAICHPLLYLLVMSPERCSWLVTSSYLLGLTNGVGQAIGMSSLFFCSSSAIDLFFCDISMLISLSSSDTTLSLIILRTSSSLLGVPSLLVVLVSYVAIISTILSISSAEGKRKALSTCASHLAALSTFYGPLIFMYLIPRSDTSRGGDKWAAVLYSVVTPMLNPWIYSLRNREVKEAWRRLRKIK; this comes from the coding sequence ATGCCAGGAATCAATTGCACCCAAACAACTGAGTTCAGCTTGGCAGGATTCACCGAGGACCCGGCAACTCAGGTCACCctcttcctgctcttcctgctcaCCTACCTTGTCACCATCCTGGGGAACTTGGGCATGATCACCTTGATCAGAGCCAGTGCCCTGCTCCATTCCCCCATGTATTATTTCCTAGGCAACCTGGCTTTTGTGAACCTCTGCACTTCCACCACCATCACCCCCAGGATgttggctggggtttttttggggaagaAGGGAATCACCTATGCTGGGTGCATGGCTCAGATATTCACGTTTGGCCTGTTTGTGGTCACTGAGTGTTTCCTACTGGCTGCAATGGCCTATGACCGATATGTGGCCATTTGCCACCCCCTGCTCTACCTCCTTGTCATGTCCCCAGAGCGCTGCTCCTGGCTGGTGACCAGCTCCTACCTCCTGGGGCTGACCAATGGTGTGGGACAAGCCATTGGCATGTCCAGCTTGTtcttctgcagctccagcgccATCGATCTGTTCTTCTGTGACATTTCCATGCTgatctccctctcctcctctgaCACCACCCTCAGCCTCATCATCCTGAGGACTTCTTCATCTTTGCTCGGTGTTCCCAGCCTGCTGGTGGTCCTGGTGTCCTATGTGGCCATCATCTCCACCATCCTGAGCATCAGCTCAGCTGAGGGCAAGCGCAAAGCCCTCTCCACCTGTGCCTCCCACCTCGCTGCCCTCAGCACCTTCTATGGGCCATTGATTTTCATGTACTTAATCCCCAGGTCAGACACCTCCAGGGGAGGGGATAAATGGGCTGCTGTGCTCTACTCTGTGGTGACCCCCATGCTGAACCCCTGGATCTATAGCCTGAGGAACCGGGAGGTGAAGGAGGCTTGGAGGAGactcaggaaaataaaatga
- the LOC129121703 gene encoding LOW QUALITY PROTEIN: olfactory receptor 5AP2-like (The sequence of the model RefSeq protein was modified relative to this genomic sequence to represent the inferred CDS: inserted 2 bases in 1 codon; deleted 1 base in 1 codon; substituted 1 base at 1 genomic stop codon) — protein MAAKGNGTTSAHFVLLGFSEQGMSIQVVLFVVFLAIYVITLLGNTGMLVLIRLLAQLHTPMYFFLSSLSFLDLCYSSXATPRLLRDLLDEDKAISHAXCLTQFYFYVAFATTKCYLLAAMAYDRYMAVCHPLLYPLSMSRGICALLVSSSCLAGATNAALHTGLALRLTFCGPKGIRHFYCEGPPLFALSCTDPAPNEVGTFLMAGFSLAATVLAILLSYARILAAALGTRSAAGKRKAFSTCASQLAAVALFYGSLVSMYCQCSSRSSQEPDKVASVFHTMVTPMLNPFIYSLRNQEVKAGLWRLMGRKHSAEK, from the exons ATGGCAGCCAAAGGAAATGGAACCACCAGTGCTCACTTTGTCCTCTTGGGATTCTCTGAGCAGGGC ATGTCCATCCAGGTTGTCCTGTTTGTGGTCTTCCTGGCAATCTACGTGATCACCCTGCTGGGGAATACGGGGATGCTGGTGTTGATCAGGCTGCTTGCCCAGCTCCACACCCCCATGTACTTCTtcctgagcagcctgtccttcctGGACCTCTGCTATTCCTC TGCCACTCCCAGGCTGCTCCGGGATCTCCTGGATGAGGACAAGGCCATTTCTCACGCCTAGTGCCTCACGCAGTTCTATTTCTACGTGGCCTTTGCCACCACCAAGTGCTACCTGCTGGCTGCCATGGCCTATGACCGCTACATGGCCGTCTGCCACCCCCTGCTCTACCCCCTCTCCATGTCCCGAGGGATCTGTGCGCTCCTGgtttccagctcctgcctggctggggcCACCAACGCCGCCCTCCACACGGGCCTGGCCCTCAGGCTGACCTTCTGCGGCCCCAAGGGCATCCGCCACTTCTACTGCGAGGGGCCCCCGCTCTTCGCCCTCTCCTGCACAGACCCCGCACCCAACGAGGTGGGCACGTTCCTCATGGCGGGATTCAGCCTGGCCGCCACCGTCCTGGCCATCCTCCTCTCCTACGCCCGCATCCTGGCCGCCGCCCTGGGCACGCGCTCGGCCGCGGGGAAGCGCAAGGCCTTCTCCACCTGCGCCTCCCAGCTGGCTGCCGTGGCGCTCTTCTACGGATCCCTGGTGTCCATGTACTGccagtgcagctccaggagctcccaggagcCAGACAAGGTGGCCTCTGTGTTCCACACCATGGTGACGCCCATGCTGAACCCcttcatctacagcctgaggaaccaggaggtGAAGGCCGGGCTCTGGAGGCTGATGGGGAGGAAACACTCGGCTGAAAAAtag